A genomic region of Ptychodera flava strain L36383 unplaced genomic scaffold, AS_Pfla_20210202 Scaffold_76__1_contigs__length_567409_pilon, whole genome shotgun sequence contains the following coding sequences:
- the LOC139128887 gene encoding myosin-J heavy chain-like, whose amino-acid sequence MDKVPVSAFVRVLLFLILLTCGDIESNPGPSNREKQEQGAAPRTIQSKLTDSTFASNSPEGSPVRTQPICTESDAIVHQLKTFIDSKISSLHHSIEERFSELEEKAEKRADELKQGLKGVEKELVEANRRITELEAENMELKKKMDKMESQQDYTNGQLRRNNLIFHGIEQSNNESWEESEKKVRDFVSRELDTVVGETIEIERAHRLTKARNNPQPIVVKFNKYKERERILRESRNLPRESPFKVTEDLPPLVREKRRKLGVFLQAARQDNKRASLRYDKLIIEDDVFVFDQTKEPPQLKKIGNR is encoded by the coding sequence ATGGACAAGGTACCCGTAAGCGCCTTTGTTCGCGTGCTGTTGTTTCTCATCTTGCTGACATGTGGGGATATTGAGAGCAATCCCGGTCCATCTAACAGAGAAAAGCAAGAACAAGGTGCAGCTCCAAGAACCATACAGAGTAAATTAACGGACAGTACATTTGCCAGTAATAGCCCGGAAGGTTCGCCAGTGCGCACTCAACCCATCTGTACAGAGAGTGACGCCATTGTTCATCAGCTGAAGACCTTCATTGACAGCAAAATTTCGTCCCTTCATCATTCAATTGAAGAAAGATTCTCCGAACTTGAAGAAAAGGCAGAAAAGAGGGCAGATGAGTTGAAACAAGGACTTAAAGGAGTTGAAAAAGAACTTGTTGAAGCCAATCGGCGAATAACGGAATTGGAGGCAGAAAACATGGAACTTAAGAAGAAAATGGACAAAATGGAATCACAACAAGACTACACCAACGGTCAGTTGCGCAGGAATAACTTGATTTTTCACGGAATTGAACAAAGTAACAACGAATCCTGGGAAGAGTCTGAAAAGAAAGTGCGCGACTTCGTTTCACGGGAACTAGACACAGTAGTAGGTGAGACTATCGAGATAGAAAGAGCGCACAGATTGACCAAAGCCCGTAATAATCCACAGCCGATCGTTGTCAAGTTTAATAAATataaagagagagaaagaattctCCGGGAGAGCAGAAACCTGCCCAGAGAAAGTCCGTTTAAGGTGACTGAAGATCTTCCCCCGCTCGTGCGCGAGAAGCGAAGAAAGTTGGGTGTGTTTCTCCAAGCAGCGAGGCAGGACAACAAGAGAGCGTCATTACGGTACGACAAACTCATAATTGAAGACGACGTGTTCGTGTTTGACCAGACCAAAGAACCTCCGCAGTTGAAGAAAATCGGGAACAGATAG